In the genome of Dioscorea cayenensis subsp. rotundata cultivar TDr96_F1 chromosome 1, TDr96_F1_v2_PseudoChromosome.rev07_lg8_w22 25.fasta, whole genome shotgun sequence, one region contains:
- the LOC120259011 gene encoding bet1-like SNARE 1-1, protein MNSRRDYRNGRAALFDGIEEGGVRASSYSSHEIDEHENERAIDGLQDRVNVLKRLTGDIHEEVDSHNRMLDRMGNDMDSSRGILSGTMDRFKMVFETKSSRRMATLVASFVAVFLLVYYLTK, encoded by the exons ATGAATTCGAGAAG GGACTACCGTAATGGCAGAGCTGCTTTATTCGATGGCATTGAAGAAGGTGGGGTCAGAGCCTCATCCTATTCTTCTCATGAAATAGATGAGCATGAAAATGAGAGAGCTATTGATGGGCTCCAAGATCGAGTCAATGTTCTTAAGAGA TTGACAGGTGATATACATGAGGAGGTGGATAGTCACAACCGTATGCTGGACAGAATG GGCAATGATATGGATTCATCAAGGGGAATCCTTTCTGGAACAATGGATCGATTCAAAATG GTGTTTGAGACCAAATCGAGCCGCAGGATGGCAACTCTAGTGGCATCTTTCGTGGCTGTCTTCTTGCTTGTCTACTACCTGACCAAGTAG